A genome region from Streptomyces antimycoticus includes the following:
- the recQ gene encoding DNA helicase RecQ: MALPDTGPDTSAALGTDASEALGVLHRVFGYDSFRGGQQEIIDHVVAGGDALVLMPTGGGKSLCYQIPALVRKGVGVVVSPLIALMQDQVDALRNLGVRAGFLNSTQDLDERRMVEAEFLAGELDLLYLAPERLRVESTLRLLDRGTISLFAIDEAHCVAQWGHDFRPDYLALSELHERWPTVPRIALTATATEATHSEIASRLKLQDALHFVASFDRPNIQYRIAPKNEPKKQLLELLRTEHAGDAGIVYCLSRSSVEKTAEFLVAQGIDAVPYHAGLDARMRAEHQARFLREDGLVVVATIAFGMGIDKPDVRFVAHLDLPKSVEGYYQETGRAGRDGQPSTAWLAYGLQDVVQQRKMIDTSEGDDTHRRRLGAHLDSMLALCETVECRRVGLLAYFGQESTPCGNCDTCLTPPESWDGTIAAQKLLSTVVRLKRERNQKFGAGQIIDILLGKKTAKVIQFDHDALSVFGIGTELREAEWRGVVRQLLAQGLIGVEGDYGTLVLSDTSSEVLGQRREVRLRREPENAARAAKGKTGASGKSKKAPVDLPEEAVPVFERLRAWRAATAKEQGVPAYVVFHDATLREIAILSPTTLDELGTVSGVGENKLVKYGQGILDTLNS, from the coding sequence ATGGCTCTTCCCGACACCGGCCCCGATACGAGCGCCGCGCTCGGCACCGATGCGAGCGAGGCGCTCGGCGTGCTGCACCGCGTCTTCGGTTACGACTCGTTCCGGGGAGGTCAGCAGGAGATCATCGACCATGTCGTGGCCGGTGGTGACGCGCTCGTCCTCATGCCGACCGGCGGTGGCAAATCGCTGTGCTACCAGATCCCGGCGCTCGTGCGGAAGGGCGTCGGCGTCGTCGTCTCCCCCCTGATCGCGCTGATGCAGGACCAGGTCGACGCCCTGCGGAACCTCGGGGTGCGGGCCGGGTTCCTCAACTCCACCCAGGATCTTGACGAGCGGCGGATGGTCGAGGCCGAGTTCCTCGCGGGCGAGCTGGACCTGCTCTATCTCGCGCCGGAGCGGCTGCGGGTCGAGTCCACGCTGCGGCTGCTGGACCGGGGCACGATCTCGCTGTTCGCCATCGACGAGGCGCACTGTGTGGCCCAGTGGGGCCACGACTTCCGGCCCGACTATCTGGCCCTGTCCGAGCTGCATGAGCGCTGGCCCACCGTGCCCCGGATCGCGCTGACCGCGACCGCCACCGAGGCCACCCACTCGGAGATCGCGTCCCGGCTGAAGCTGCAGGACGCGCTGCACTTCGTGGCCAGCTTCGACCGTCCGAACATCCAGTACCGGATCGCCCCCAAGAACGAGCCCAAGAAGCAGCTGCTGGAGCTGCTGCGCACCGAGCACGCGGGCGACGCGGGGATCGTCTACTGCCTGTCCCGCTCCTCTGTGGAGAAGACGGCCGAGTTCCTGGTCGCCCAGGGCATCGACGCAGTGCCGTACCACGCGGGGCTGGACGCGCGGATGCGCGCCGAGCACCAGGCGCGCTTCCTGCGGGAGGACGGTCTGGTCGTGGTGGCCACGATCGCCTTCGGCATGGGGATCGACAAGCCCGATGTGCGGTTCGTGGCCCATCTGGACCTGCCCAAGTCCGTCGAGGGCTACTACCAGGAGACCGGCCGCGCCGGGCGGGACGGGCAGCCCTCCACCGCCTGGCTGGCGTACGGGCTCCAGGACGTCGTCCAGCAGCGGAAGATGATCGACACCTCCGAGGGCGACGACACCCATCGGCGCCGCCTCGGCGCCCATCTCGACTCGATGCTGGCGCTGTGCGAGACGGTGGAGTGCCGCCGGGTGGGGCTGCTGGCCTACTTCGGCCAGGAGTCCACCCCCTGCGGGAACTGCGACACCTGCCTCACCCCGCCGGAGTCCTGGGACGGCACGATCGCCGCGCAGAAGCTGCTGTCCACGGTGGTGCGGCTCAAGCGGGAGCGCAACCAGAAGTTCGGCGCGGGGCAGATCATCGACATTCTGCTCGGCAAGAAGACGGCCAAGGTCATCCAGTTCGACCATGACGCCCTCTCGGTGTTCGGCATCGGCACCGAGCTGCGCGAGGCCGAATGGCGCGGCGTGGTACGGCAGTTGCTGGCACAGGGACTGATCGGCGTCGAGGGGGACTACGGCACGCTGGTGCTCTCCGACACGAGCTCGGAGGTGCTGGGCCAGCGGCGCGAGGTCAGGCTGCGGCGTGAGCCGGAGAACGCTGCGCGCGCCGCCAAGGGGAAGACGGGGGCTTCGGGGAAGTCCAAGAAGGCCCCGGTGGATCTGCCGGAGGAGGCCGTGCCGGTCTTCGAGCGGCTGCGCGCCTGGCGTGCGGCGACCGCGAAGGAGCAGGGCGTACCCGCGTATGTGGTCTTCCATGACGCCACCCTGCGCGAGATCGCGATCCTCTCCCCCACCACGCTCGATGAACTCGGCACGGTGAGCGGGGTCGGCGAGAACAAGCTGGTGAAGTACGGACAGGGGATCCTCGACACCCTGAACTCCTGA
- a CDS encoding ThuA domain-containing protein translates to MLSKWRGLTVGRLRKRRAGVAALLFGALTATLLGGSPASARPEDRAPLTLPSPPGGDNVRVLVFHGSAGDEPTTVNAGIEAIEKIGNQGPAATRFTVDATADASVFTKPKLGKYNAVVFLTGSGDVLDPEQEAGLEAYMKAGGGFLGIHDAARNEPYSDWYSGLIGARPAATSPGNAQRAVVEVGDRVHPATKELPLEWKRTDTWLNWKDNPSGTVHTVARVRESSYQPGTGANGWDHPISWCRDYDGGRSFYTGMGGTVATFQETDFRAHLRGALLWTTRLSRGDCKATIDANYKAERVTKPNQPGQSDQIGEPHGLVVAKDGRVLYIGRGGGDNSAPVVTDWNDPEIGKGQGQIHVYDPATGKVTLAGALTVFGNKGGGDELIKVEEGLLGIELDPDFLNNGWVYLHYTPHSRINRDTQMAERRVSRFTLDLKTNKLDLGSEKVLLSWPVQIHSCCHAGGGMSWDSKGNLYIATGDNNSSQFSDGYSGNNPQPNYKGVSFSDARRTAGNTNNLNGKILRIHPEDDGTYTLPEGNLFTGKEPDEGGGKTRGEIYVMGVRNPARIFVDQKTDILYAGWVGPDAGEPSTTWGPAKYDTFAAITKAGNHGWPFCMGNKQPYRDRNLPDPSKPLGWYDCDHPKNESPNNNGLVNLPPITGNTIWYSPQGGAPDYPRDAGGIPSYKVSEAKYLLPWLKGGGQATMNGPVYRYDADSKSTTKWPAYWDGKWFVGDFYDADQPRHAVVTDPKTVGKGGLPVHAETLKKIIPVGADGIRNLMDWKFAPDGSLYVLDYGRGFFTSDSKSALWHITYTGGEPTPLAQDLARKAE, encoded by the coding sequence ATGCTCTCAAAATGGAGAGGGTTGACAGTCGGTCGGCTGCGGAAGAGACGCGCGGGGGTGGCGGCGCTGCTCTTCGGCGCGCTCACCGCGACCCTGCTGGGCGGAAGCCCCGCCAGCGCCCGGCCCGAGGATCGTGCGCCACTCACGCTGCCGTCCCCGCCCGGCGGGGACAACGTCCGGGTGCTGGTGTTCCACGGCTCGGCGGGGGACGAACCGACCACGGTGAACGCGGGCATCGAGGCCATCGAGAAGATCGGCAACCAGGGCCCCGCGGCGACCCGGTTCACCGTCGACGCCACCGCCGACGCCTCGGTCTTCACCAAGCCCAAGCTCGGCAAGTACAACGCCGTGGTCTTCCTGACCGGCTCCGGCGATGTGCTCGACCCCGAGCAGGAAGCGGGGCTCGAGGCGTACATGAAGGCGGGCGGTGGCTTCCTCGGCATCCATGACGCGGCCCGCAACGAGCCGTACTCCGACTGGTACAGCGGGCTGATCGGCGCCCGCCCGGCGGCCACGAGCCCGGGCAACGCGCAGCGGGCCGTGGTGGAGGTCGGCGACCGCGTCCACCCGGCCACCAAGGAGCTGCCGCTGGAGTGGAAGCGCACGGACACCTGGCTCAACTGGAAGGACAACCCCTCCGGCACGGTGCACACCGTGGCCCGGGTCCGCGAGTCCAGCTACCAGCCGGGCACCGGCGCCAACGGCTGGGACCACCCGATCTCCTGGTGCCGTGACTACGACGGCGGCCGCTCCTTCTACACCGGAATGGGTGGTACCGTCGCCACCTTCCAGGAGACCGACTTCCGCGCCCATCTGCGGGGCGCGCTGCTGTGGACCACCCGTCTCTCCCGCGGCGACTGCAAGGCCACCATCGACGCGAACTACAAGGCCGAGCGGGTCACCAAGCCCAATCAGCCGGGCCAGTCGGACCAGATCGGCGAGCCGCACGGCCTCGTCGTCGCCAAGGACGGCCGGGTGCTCTACATCGGCCGCGGCGGCGGTGACAACAGCGCGCCCGTGGTCACCGACTGGAACGACCCGGAGATCGGCAAGGGCCAGGGCCAGATCCATGTCTACGACCCGGCCACCGGAAAGGTGACGCTCGCGGGCGCCCTGACCGTCTTCGGCAACAAGGGCGGCGGCGATGAGCTGATCAAGGTCGAGGAGGGGCTGCTCGGTATCGAGCTGGACCCGGACTTCCTCAACAACGGCTGGGTCTATCTCCACTACACCCCGCACTCCCGGATCAACCGGGACACCCAGATGGCCGAGCGCCGCGTCTCCCGGTTCACCCTGGACCTGAAGACCAACAAACTGGACCTGGGCTCGGAGAAGGTCCTGCTGTCCTGGCCGGTCCAGATCCACAGTTGCTGCCATGCGGGCGGCGGGATGTCCTGGGACTCCAAGGGCAATCTCTACATCGCCACCGGGGACAACAACTCCTCGCAGTTCAGCGACGGCTACTCCGGCAACAACCCGCAGCCGAACTACAAGGGTGTCTCCTTCTCCGACGCCCGCCGCACCGCGGGCAACACCAACAACCTCAACGGCAAGATCCTGCGGATCCACCCCGAGGACGACGGCACCTACACCCTCCCCGAGGGCAATCTCTTCACCGGTAAGGAGCCCGACGAGGGCGGGGGCAAGACCCGTGGCGAGATCTATGTGATGGGTGTGCGCAACCCGGCCCGGATCTTCGTGGACCAGAAGACCGACATCCTGTACGCGGGATGGGTCGGCCCCGACGCGGGCGAGCCCAGCACCACCTGGGGTCCGGCCAAGTACGACACCTTCGCCGCCATCACCAAGGCGGGCAACCACGGCTGGCCGTTCTGCATGGGCAACAAGCAGCCCTACCGGGACCGCAATCTGCCCGATCCCAGCAAGCCGCTGGGCTGGTACGACTGCGACCACCCCAAGAACGAGTCGCCCAACAACAACGGTCTGGTGAACCTGCCGCCCATCACCGGGAACACCATCTGGTACTCGCCCCAGGGCGGCGCCCCCGACTATCCGCGGGACGCGGGCGGCATCCCCAGCTACAAGGTGTCGGAGGCCAAGTACCTGCTGCCGTGGCTCAAGGGCGGCGGGCAGGCCACCATGAACGGCCCGGTCTACCGCTACGACGCCGACAGCAAATCGACCACCAAGTGGCCCGCCTACTGGGACGGCAAGTGGTTCGTCGGCGACTTCTACGACGCCGACCAGCCGCGCCACGCGGTGGTGACCGACCCGAAGACCGTCGGCAAGGGCGGGCTGCCGGTGCACGCCGAAACCCTCAAGAAGATCATCCCGGTGGGCGCCGACGGCATCCGCAACCTCATGGACTGGAAGTTCGCCCCGGACGGCTCGCTCTACGTCCTCGACTACGGGCGCGGCTTCTTCACCTCCGACTCCAAGTCGGCGCTGTGGCACATCACCTACACCGGCGGCGAGCCCACTCCGCTCGCCCAGGATCTGGCCAGGAAGGCGGAGTGA
- a CDS encoding snapalysin family zinc-dependent metalloprotease: MRSSKFVRALPAAVTAVLALTAGQAVAAPSSAAPAEHTAAARVVTYDASGAAEFKDAVSKGAAIWNESVANVELKPAASGQQANVRIIADNGWPRTLSTGLGRGTIYFGRQAVDEGYNTVRISSHELGHILGLPDMKPGPCSSLMSGSTAGTSCTNPYPNTAEKAEVEDSFGLVGAVTAAPRMYRD, encoded by the coding sequence GTGAGATCCAGCAAGTTCGTCCGTGCCTTACCCGCCGCGGTGACGGCGGTGCTCGCCCTGACGGCCGGACAGGCCGTGGCCGCTCCCTCCTCCGCCGCCCCGGCGGAGCACACGGCCGCCGCGCGGGTCGTGACGTACGACGCCAGCGGGGCGGCCGAGTTCAAGGACGCCGTCTCCAAGGGCGCGGCGATCTGGAACGAGAGCGTGGCCAACGTGGAGCTGAAGCCGGCCGCGTCCGGGCAGCAGGCCAACGTCCGCATCATCGCGGACAACGGCTGGCCCCGCACGCTGTCCACCGGACTGGGCCGCGGCACGATCTACTTCGGCCGCCAGGCCGTCGACGAGGGCTACAACACGGTGCGGATCTCCTCGCATGAGCTCGGCCATATCCTCGGCCTGCCGGACATGAAGCCAGGGCCGTGTTCGAGCCTGATGTCCGGCTCCACCGCCGGGACCTCCTGCACCAACCCCTACCCGAACACCGCCGAGAAGGCCGAGGTCGAGGACAGCTTCGGCCTGGTGGGCGCGGTGACCGCCGCACCGCGGATGTACCGGGACTGA
- a CDS encoding Nramp family divalent metal transporter, which translates to MTADSVPAQVGTGGEAPSDDPYALRTGDIKEPPRDLRGTVRRLGPGMILSAAVVGSGELITTTSLGAKAGFVLLWLVIASALVKVWVQMELARWTILTGKTALAGYSQVPPKVGRVGWINVLWILMDFAKMLQRGGMIGGTAAAFSILAPIGGAPLGRTSLTVWTVIVVASVVALMYTGRYGMVEKAGFITVVFFTLSTVALAVGLPWTEFGYGGSDLASGLTLSIPAGTLGFAVAMFGITGVGADEMTTYTYWCLEKGYARWTGPDDGTEARARRAEGWIRVMRIDALTSWVVCTLCTLSFYIIGAAILHRQKLVPEGNDMITTLSRMYTDTLGPAGKYLFLIGAIAVLYSTIIASTASVPRLWTNTLGLLGVFDWRNVKARQRVIRLLTVVLPPLWAAFYLYLQEPVLMVQVGGIAGGIFLLAVVIAVWRLRATEVDPRFRRNPVLNGALVVSSTAIGALGIYSVLDVLGFGVGS; encoded by the coding sequence ATGACGGCGGACAGTGTGCCGGCGCAGGTCGGAACGGGGGGCGAGGCACCGTCCGACGATCCGTACGCACTGCGGACGGGCGACATCAAGGAGCCGCCGCGCGATCTACGCGGAACGGTGCGCCGGCTGGGCCCCGGGATGATCCTCTCCGCCGCCGTGGTCGGATCCGGTGAGCTGATCACCACCACCTCCCTGGGCGCCAAGGCGGGCTTCGTGCTGCTGTGGCTGGTCATCGCCAGCGCGCTGGTCAAGGTGTGGGTGCAGATGGAGCTGGCCCGCTGGACGATCCTCACCGGCAAGACGGCCCTGGCCGGCTACAGCCAGGTCCCGCCCAAGGTGGGCCGGGTCGGCTGGATCAATGTGCTGTGGATCCTCATGGACTTCGCCAAGATGCTCCAGCGCGGAGGCATGATCGGCGGCACCGCCGCCGCGTTCAGCATCCTCGCCCCGATCGGTGGCGCACCGCTGGGCCGCACCTCGCTCACCGTCTGGACCGTGATCGTGGTCGCGTCCGTCGTCGCGCTGATGTACACGGGCCGCTACGGAATGGTGGAGAAGGCCGGGTTCATCACCGTCGTCTTCTTCACCCTCTCCACCGTCGCCCTCGCGGTCGGGCTGCCCTGGACCGAGTTCGGCTACGGCGGCTCCGATCTGGCTTCCGGGCTGACCCTGTCCATCCCCGCCGGGACACTCGGCTTCGCCGTCGCCATGTTCGGCATCACCGGTGTCGGCGCGGATGAGATGACCACCTACACCTACTGGTGTCTGGAGAAGGGGTACGCCCGCTGGACCGGCCCCGACGACGGCACCGAGGCCCGGGCCCGGCGCGCCGAGGGCTGGATCCGGGTGATGCGGATCGACGCACTCACCTCATGGGTCGTCTGCACCCTGTGCACGCTCTCCTTCTACATCATCGGCGCGGCCATCCTGCACCGGCAGAAGCTGGTGCCCGAGGGCAACGACATGATCACCACGCTGTCCCGGATGTACACCGACACCCTCGGCCCCGCGGGCAAGTACCTCTTCCTCATCGGCGCCATCGCCGTCCTCTACTCCACGATCATCGCCTCCACCGCGAGCGTGCCGCGGCTGTGGACCAACACCCTCGGACTGCTCGGCGTATTCGACTGGCGGAACGTCAAGGCCCGGCAGCGTGTCATCCGCCTGCTCACCGTCGTCCTGCCGCCCCTGTGGGCCGCCTTCTACCTCTATCTGCAGGAGCCGGTGCTGATGGTGCAGGTCGGGGGCATCGCGGGCGGGATCTTCCTGCTCGCGGTCGTGATCGCGGTCTGGCGGCTGCGCGCCACGGAGGTCGATCCGCGGTTCCGCCGCAACCCGGTGCTGAACGGCGCGCTGGTGGTCAGCAGTACGGCCATCGGCGCCCTGGGAATCTATTCGGTCCTCGATGTCCTCGGGTTCGGGGTGGGGAGTTGA
- a CDS encoding OmpL47-type beta-barrel domain-containing protein, translated as MILGLSSATATAAHGQNDTRQAAQQTLTWTAGDDITKYASAPTTAVAGKTTIVFENSTATGNTMGMPHTLTFDVSDPEYNNDVPLNILANPSDDSGGKHTAEVTLSPGRYRYHCTIPGHGQMQGILVVTDGGGGEDTTAPDASAKVEGEKNADGAYIGMATVTVSATDEGSGVDRIEFAEGDGAFQPYTAPVMVHQVGAHTIRYRAVDKAGNVSEAKSVDFTVVAPPTDDTTAPETSATVSGEKDPSGAYIGMATVTITASDTGSGVNRIDYALGQGEFQPYTGPVMVHDAGAHTVRYRAADKAGNVSEVKSVDFTVVAPPAEDTTPPAVSATVDGTKNSDGAYVGSAKVTLTAADDDSGVEKVEYSLDSGPYLAYTTPVAVDRVGRHTVAFRATDKAGNTSEARQLAFTVAEGGGVPAPACPEWDERLTVIVGTVDSGVPNRITRSRCTINELIEDEKDWSSHALFLKHVTSVTDKLLTDGVIDQREYRAINKAAKQSGIGKPGQDEGYRPLFDGTKKSYDKWQHVGGGAFGLNDDGSITSSTSVEGMGMLWFPQRTYDDFSLKLQFRDDAPGTGNANGGVFVRFPYVHDHPEESRPEWVAIKYGHEVQILDRPDGDMYKTGSIYGFDRVGLAGAGVTPKGSWNDYEIRVVGQHYSIYRNGVLLNEFENTGGQEFTPPRGDDPGTDGRRYSSGYIGLQVHSTDDVISYRDIRIKEL; from the coding sequence ATGATCCTCGGGCTGAGCTCGGCGACGGCGACGGCGGCCCACGGGCAGAACGACACCCGGCAGGCCGCACAGCAGACCCTCACCTGGACCGCGGGTGACGACATCACCAAGTACGCCTCGGCGCCCACCACCGCGGTCGCCGGGAAGACCACCATCGTCTTCGAGAACAGCACCGCCACCGGCAACACCATGGGGATGCCGCACACCCTGACGTTCGACGTCTCCGACCCCGAGTACAACAACGACGTCCCGCTGAACATCCTCGCCAACCCCTCGGACGACAGCGGCGGCAAGCACACCGCCGAGGTCACCCTCAGCCCCGGCCGCTACCGCTACCACTGCACCATCCCCGGTCACGGCCAGATGCAGGGCATTCTGGTGGTCACCGACGGTGGCGGTGGCGAGGACACCACCGCGCCCGACGCCTCCGCGAAGGTCGAGGGGGAGAAGAACGCGGACGGCGCCTACATCGGGATGGCCACCGTCACGGTGTCCGCCACCGACGAGGGCTCGGGCGTGGACCGGATCGAGTTCGCGGAGGGAGACGGGGCGTTCCAGCCGTACACCGCTCCGGTGATGGTCCACCAGGTGGGCGCGCACACCATCCGCTACCGGGCCGTGGACAAGGCCGGGAACGTATCGGAGGCGAAGTCGGTGGACTTCACCGTGGTGGCCCCGCCGACGGACGACACCACGGCGCCCGAGACCTCCGCCACCGTCTCCGGTGAGAAGGACCCGTCCGGTGCGTACATCGGCATGGCCACCGTGACCATCACCGCCTCCGACACCGGCTCCGGGGTCAACCGGATCGACTACGCCCTGGGCCAGGGGGAGTTCCAGCCCTACACCGGTCCGGTCATGGTCCATGACGCGGGCGCCCACACGGTGCGCTACCGGGCGGCGGACAAGGCGGGGAACGTATCGGAGGTGAAGTCGGTGGACTTCACCGTGGTGGCCCCGCCGGCCGAGGACACCACACCCCCGGCGGTCTCCGCGACGGTCGACGGAACGAAGAACTCCGACGGTGCCTATGTCGGCAGCGCCAAGGTCACGCTCACCGCGGCCGACGATGACTCCGGGGTGGAGAAGGTCGAGTACTCCCTGGACAGCGGTCCGTATCTCGCCTACACCACCCCCGTGGCGGTGGACCGGGTGGGCCGCCACACCGTCGCGTTCCGCGCCACCGACAAGGCGGGCAACACCTCCGAGGCGCGGCAACTGGCGTTCACCGTGGCCGAGGGCGGCGGGGTGCCCGCACCCGCGTGTCCGGAGTGGGACGAGCGCCTCACGGTGATCGTCGGCACGGTGGACAGCGGCGTCCCCAACCGCATCACCCGTAGCCGCTGCACCATCAATGAGCTGATCGAGGACGAGAAGGACTGGTCCTCCCACGCCCTCTTCCTCAAGCACGTCACCTCCGTCACCGACAAGCTGCTCACCGACGGCGTGATCGACCAGCGCGAGTACCGGGCGATCAACAAGGCGGCCAAGCAGTCCGGGATCGGCAAGCCCGGTCAGGACGAGGGCTACCGTCCGCTGTTCGACGGCACCAAGAAGTCCTACGACAAGTGGCAGCACGTGGGCGGCGGGGCCTTCGGTCTCAATGACGACGGCAGCATCACCAGCAGCACCTCGGTCGAGGGCATGGGCATGCTGTGGTTCCCGCAGCGGACGTACGACGACTTCTCGCTGAAGCTCCAGTTCCGCGATGACGCACCCGGGACGGGCAATGCCAACGGCGGTGTCTTCGTGCGCTTCCCCTATGTGCACGACCACCCCGAGGAGTCCCGTCCGGAGTGGGTCGCCATCAAATACGGGCACGAGGTGCAGATCCTCGACCGCCCCGACGGCGACATGTACAAGACCGGATCGATCTACGGTTTCGACCGGGTCGGGCTCGCCGGTGCCGGGGTCACTCCCAAGGGCAGCTGGAACGACTACGAGATCCGCGTGGTCGGTCAGCACTACTCGATCTACCGCAACGGTGTGCTGCTCAATGAGTTCGAGAACACCGGTGGCCAGGAGTTCACCCCGCCGCGCGGGGACGACCCCGGCACGGACGGCCGTCGGTACTCCTCCGGGTACATCGGTCTCCAGGTCCACAGCACCGATGATGTGATCTCGTACCGCGACATCCGCATCAAGGAGCTGTAG
- a CDS encoding DeoR/GlpR family DNA-binding transcription regulator, which translates to MSQEAGVEERRRLRAGDRRELIARMIQTDGTVVVEELARSLEVTPSTIRRDLALLTEQGVIARTYGGAMSAGHTAEPTLGQRSGLAVAEKDRIGRWAAARIATGDTVILDAGTTTGRLAHHLRARTDLTVITSGLTALRELAEADGVELITLAGTLRHVSQGFVGPLAELTLSRLTADKVFLGADGLDARRGICEASLQQTSLKEMMADRGKELYVLADSSKLGQSPFTAWAPLDRPWTLVTDSGATDDQLGPFRALPDIEVITV; encoded by the coding sequence ATGAGCCAGGAGGCCGGTGTGGAGGAGCGCAGACGGCTGCGCGCCGGGGACCGCCGGGAACTGATCGCCCGAATGATCCAGACCGATGGCACGGTCGTCGTGGAGGAGCTGGCCCGCTCGCTGGAGGTGACCCCCTCCACCATCCGCCGGGATCTCGCGCTCCTCACCGAACAGGGCGTGATCGCCCGCACCTACGGCGGCGCGATGAGCGCGGGCCATACCGCCGAGCCCACCCTCGGGCAGCGCAGCGGGCTCGCGGTCGCCGAGAAGGACCGCATCGGGCGCTGGGCGGCCGCGCGGATCGCGACGGGCGACACCGTCATCCTCGACGCCGGCACCACGACCGGACGGCTCGCCCACCATCTGCGCGCCCGTACCGATCTGACCGTGATCACCAGCGGGCTCACCGCGCTGCGCGAGCTGGCCGAGGCGGACGGCGTCGAGCTGATCACCCTCGCCGGGACCCTGCGCCATGTCAGCCAGGGCTTCGTCGGGCCGCTGGCCGAGCTGACCCTGTCCCGGCTGACGGCGGACAAGGTCTTCCTCGGCGCCGACGGGCTGGACGCGCGGCGGGGCATCTGCGAGGCGAGCCTCCAGCAGACCTCGCTCAAGGAGATGATGGCCGACCGCGGCAAGGAGCTGTACGTCCTCGCCGACAGCAGCAAGCTGGGCCAGTCACCGTTCACCGCCTGGGCGCCGCTGGACCGGCCGTGGACGCTGGTCACCGACAGCGGGGCCACCGATGACCAGCTCGGGCCCTTCCGGGCGCTGCCCGACATCGAGGTGATCACCGTCTGA
- a CDS encoding phosphoglycerate dehydrogenase — MSETNEAGAATGHEVLVTTPSFGQHASEPWEVFEAAGVRARTASAAHPLTERQLIEEAEGVKALVVGLDPVTAAVLHAAPGLTVVAKHGVGTDNIDLAAAAAQGVRVVNAPGSNTTAVADMTMALLLAAVRRIVPAHASVTAGRWDRFFGPELAGRTLGIVGFGRIGQAVARRARGFDMDLIAYDPHLPAAVFAEQGVPAVTLDELIAAADVITLHLPMPSGGPLLGRAELAAMKPGSCVINTARGGLVDEDALAELLHSGHLAAAGIDVFATEPPAGNPLLTAPNAVLTPHCAAFTQQANAAMGSTVAADVVRVLRGEEPVHAVV; from the coding sequence TTGAGCGAGACGAACGAGGCCGGGGCAGCCACCGGCCACGAGGTCCTGGTGACCACACCCAGCTTCGGACAGCATGCGAGTGAGCCATGGGAGGTGTTCGAGGCCGCCGGGGTGCGGGCACGCACCGCGAGCGCGGCGCATCCGCTCACCGAGCGGCAGTTGATCGAGGAGGCCGAGGGCGTCAAGGCGCTGGTCGTCGGTCTCGACCCGGTGACGGCGGCCGTCCTGCACGCGGCACCGGGGCTCACGGTCGTCGCCAAACACGGCGTCGGCACCGACAACATCGACCTGGCCGCGGCCGCCGCCCAGGGGGTTCGCGTGGTCAATGCCCCCGGGAGCAACACCACCGCGGTCGCCGATATGACGATGGCCCTGCTGCTGGCCGCCGTACGGCGTATCGTGCCCGCGCACGCCTCGGTCACCGCCGGCCGCTGGGACCGCTTCTTCGGGCCCGAACTGGCCGGCCGCACCCTCGGCATCGTCGGCTTCGGCCGGATCGGACAGGCGGTCGCCCGCCGCGCCCGGGGCTTCGACATGGACCTCATCGCCTACGATCCCCACCTCCCCGCCGCCGTCTTCGCCGAGCAGGGGGTGCCGGCCGTGACCCTCGACGAGTTGATCGCGGCCGCCGATGTGATCACCCTGCACCTGCCGATGCCCTCGGGCGGACCGCTGCTCGGCCGCGCCGAACTGGCGGCCATGAAGCCGGGGTCCTGCGTCATCAATACGGCGCGGGGCGGGCTCGTCGACGAGGACGCCCTGGCCGAGCTGCTGCACAGCGGGCATCTCGCGGCGGCCGGTATCGATGTGTTCGCCACCGAACCCCCCGCCGGGAATCCGCTGCTCACCGCCCCCAACGCGGTGCTGACCCCGCACTGCGCCGCGTTCACCCAGCAGGCCAACGCCGCGATGGGCAGCACCGTGGCCGCCGATGTGGTGCGCGTCCTGCGGGGGGAGGAACCGGTGCACGCCGTGGTGTGA